Sequence from the Elusimicrobiota bacterium genome:
CGAGTCCTCGTGAGGGAGTGCCTGCCATGACCGCGCCCGCCGATACGAAGCGCCTCTACAGCGTGCGGGTCACGATCACGACGATCGTCGAGCTGCCCGACCACTTCCCGAAGCGAATCCCGGGGTTCGTCGAAGCCGCGGCACGGTTGGGCGTCGTGATTCGTGCGTCCCAGTTGAACGAGATCACCTCGCTCGCCGACCTCGACGCCTTCGCCGCTGAGCAGGGCGACGATCCGCAGCGATGGCGTCGAATGGCGCCGCTCTCGTTCGACAACCACAGGGAGCCGGGAACGCCGTGCGAGTCGATTCTCTGGCGGAAGCCATGACCGCCGCCGCCGACACGAAGAAGGCCACCTTCGACAAGGCCCTCGCACGGCGCACCGCGCTCCTGCCGCTCTCGCCGGAGCACGTCGCCGCGCTCCTGGACGTCACCCGCCGGTGGGTCGATCGTCACCTGATACCGTCGATGCGCGGCAGTGGCTCGCAAGGTCGGGTCTGGTTCGAGTGGGCGGACGTCCAGCGTCAGCTCCGAGGTCACGCATGCGGGAAAAACGGTTCCGGTACTCGTCTCCTGCAGGCGAAGAGTTCACGCTCGTCGAGCGCGGAAAAGACTGCTGGTTCCTCGACTGCCGAACCCGAGGAAGCCGTCGCATCCGCGAGGCCGTTGGCCGAGGAGATCGAGGAGAAGCTGCGCGCGTCGCCGGCGCCCGCGTCGACGCGGCGCGGCGGCGGACGGCCCTCTCTGACGCTCCACCGCTCGCGCGAGTAGCCGCGGAAATGCTCGCGTCGAAGATGTGGCAGGCCAAGGCGGCGAGCTACCGCTCGCACATGGTCTGCCACCTCAAGCACTACGTGCTCCCGGCCCTCGGCGCCGACACGCCGATCGACCGGATCACCGCCGACGACCTGCGCCGCTTCAAGCACGAGCTCGCCGACGGCGACCTCACCCTGCGCACGTGCAACCGCATCCTCGTGACGATCCGGCAGGTGCTCAAGTACGCCGACGACTCCGCCGGGTACTGCAGCACGCCCTCGCTGCCCCGGAACTTCCGCGAGAGCGCGCAGGAGCTCGCCGACGCCTGGCACCGGCTGCAGCCCGCCGAGGTCGCCCACCTCCTCGCGCACGTCGGCGACGACACGCGGCCGTTCTTCACCTACGTCGCGAACACGGGTCTTCGCGTGGGCACCGCCCTCGAGACCCTCGAGGACTGGGTCGACCTGGACCAGCGGATCGTGCGCTACCCCGCCGGCGTGATGAAGGGCCGGCGTCCGCACGTCGTTGAGCTCAACGACGACGCCCTCGCGGCGCTGCGCGTTGCCCTCGAGCGCTCGCCTGGTGAGCCGTGGCCCTGGACGTACTGGTTCGCGCGCACGCGCTGGCTCGAGGCCCGCGCCGCCGCCGGCCTGCCCGACGTGCGGATCCACGACCTGCGGCACTCCTGGGTGAGCAACCAGCTCGACGCCGGCACGCCGATCCACGTGGTGCGCGACATGGCGGCGCACGCCTCGCTGTCGACGACGCAGCTCTACGCGCACTCGAGCGACGAGGCCCGTCGAAAGGCCGCCGGCGCCGTGCGGGTGCCCGTCGACCTGACCCTCGGAGCTGCCGTGCAGACGTCTGCACAGGCCCCGGCCGCGGCCCCCGCGGACACAAGGACGGACACACGGAAGCGGGCAAAGAAAGAGCCCCTGTCCCGCAAGGTCGCGGAAACAGGGGCTCAAGTGGTGCCCAGGGGCGGAATCGAACCACCGACACGGGGATTTTCAGAAGAAGCCCGCCTGTACGACCTGATCGCGAAACGCCGGATTTCCAGCGGATAGCGCCTCTTTCGCGGTGCTCGCCGGGCGTCAGCCGTGGACGAAAGACACCGTCCGGGACGCACCGTCGGCCACTAGGACCTGAACGCCTGAGCAACGCAGCCACGAGCTGCAGGAGTTGCACGATGCTGGACCAGAAGGTCGTGCTGGAGCGGGAGGTGTGGTTCATCGTCGTTGGACACCCCCAGGAGCGACACTGCATGATCTCAGTCGATCATGATTCACCGTGCTTTTCGGAGGCTCAGGCGCGAAAGCAGTTGGAGCGTCTGGAGAGGCAGGCACGGCCCGACGGGAATCTCGAGTACGGGATCGTTCGCTTCGTCGTGGAGTCCGGCCGATGAGCGACCTGATGCAGCAGCTCTTTCCTGGTCTTGGCACCGCGGAGGCTGACGCGAAATTCGCTGCTGCTACGGCTCATGTCCAAGCGTGTCTGCAATGCCGGACGGCTGCAGAGCACAAGCTCGGGCCCTGCCTATACGGGGCCAAGCTGGCAGGCGACGCACTCGCGTTCGCCATGCGCGGTTCGGCCAAGACGGACGCCGCGGTCACTCCCCTCGCTTCCGGTCCTTCCGTATCAGCTCGTTGATTTCCTCGCTGGTGATCGGCCGCTTCGGCTTGAGTGGCGCCACGTCGTCTTCGGTCGGAATCGGCGCGGCGACGGACGGCGGAGCCAGGCTGCGTACGTCAATCACGCGCACCCGCAGCGGCCGCGCGTCGTTCGACTTGAAGAGGTGGCCGCGGCTCTCGCTGGTAATGAGCTCGGCGCAGTTGCCGAGGTGAGCGGCTGCCAGGTGCAGGGCATCGATGCCGGAGATCCCGCTCTCGCGGCCGAGCTCCCGCGCCTTCCGGTAGATGTCCTCAAGCGTCGCGTCGACAGGGCTGCATTCGCGAAGGAGTTGGAGGCGAACCGCCAGCTCGTCATGAAACCGGCGTTCGGCCTCGACTGGTGGCAGGACCTCGAGATCGATGAACGGAGACGACACGAACACGCGACTTCTCTCGCCGAGGGTCTTCCACGCCCCCGCCCATTCAGCCCGGTCACGATGGAAATTGGCGGTGCGATCGCGATAGCGCGCATCCGTCGGCGAGGGCTTGGCTTTGCTGGCGGCGATGAACACGCCCGCGTCGAGAAACGTGCGGATCATCAGGTGGTCGGACGGCCGAGCTGCTCGAGCTCCTGTGCGACCTCGCCATAGTTGCCGAGGCCGCCGTTCCGCTCTGCGGTCCGCCGAAGCGCGAGGAGGCGCTGAGCCCTTTCGCCGAGGCTTCCGCCGTCCGAGTCCCGAAGCATCTGCTCGAGCTCGTCCGTCTCCGGGGTGTCGCTCACCGGCGGCGGCTGTGCGACGGTCGGTGCTGCGTTTCGAGCGCCCATGCGCGCCTCCCGGGGCGATTGTACCACCGGGTTCCGTCGACGCCCACTCGCGCCGGCCGCGAGCCGCTTGAGCTGCCGCGCCAGGGCGGTCCGGAGCTGCGGCATGGCGCCCTTGGTGCCGAACACCCGCCGGGGCAGCCCCTTGCCGTTCAGCTCGACCTGCAGGAGGTGCGGAGCTGAACGCCGGACCACGCGCACGGTCGCCCCGGGAAGGCCGCTCCCAAGCCCCAGGACGAGCTCCCGGGCCAGTTGCCGGGTCGTGCGGGCCTCGGAGAGCAGGACGGCCACCAGACGCCGCGGGTTCGACTTGCGGCCGCCGCGGGGGTCGATGAGGAGCCCGCCGGCGTCGATCGCCAACCCCTGCGACCTTGCGAGCCGCTTCGCCGCGTCGAGGGCTGTCTCCAAGGCGGTCTTCGTCGTCTCGCCGCGGGAGTACACCTCCACCACCTTGCCGGCGTCGTTCACGTGGGCCAGGGCGGGCCGGTAGAGGTCGACGCCGGCGGCGTTCTTGCCGGCGTGCTCGATGACCACGCGCAGCTCCCCGCTGCTCTTGCTTCCCTCCGGGTTCGGCCGCCGGCGGGCCCCGTCGCACGCGCAGGGGTTCACCGCGCGGCGGAACAGGGCGTGCGCGACCTCGTCGTCGGTCGGGGGCTTGCCGAACAGGACGGCCTGGCGCGGGTCGAACGCGGCGACGTTCGCCCACCGGCGGAAGCGTTCGGCGATCGCCTTCTGCCCGTCCTCGAGGAGCACCCGCGCGAGCTC
This genomic interval carries:
- a CDS encoding site-specific integrase, which codes for MLASKMWQAKAASYRSHMVCHLKHYVLPALGADTPIDRITADDLRRFKHELADGDLTLRTCNRILVTIRQVLKYADDSAGYCSTPSLPRNFRESAQELADAWHRLQPAEVAHLLAHVGDDTRPFFTYVANTGLRVGTALETLEDWVDLDQRIVRYPAGVMKGRRPHVVELNDDALAALRVALERSPGEPWPWTYWFARTRWLEARAAAGLPDVRIHDLRHSWVSNQLDAGTPIHVVRDMAAHASLSTTQLYAHSSDEARRKAAGAVRVPVDLTLGAAVQTSAQAPAAAPADTRTDTRKRAKKEPLSRKVAETGAQVVPRGGIEPPTRGFSEEARLYDLIAKRRISSG
- a CDS encoding type II toxin-antitoxin system VapC family toxin; protein product: MIRTFLDAGVFIAASKAKPSPTDARYRDRTANFHRDRAEWAGAWKTLGERSRVFVSSPFIDLEVLPPVEAERRFHDELAVRLQLLRECSPVDATLEDIYRKARELGRESGISGIDALHLAAAHLGNCAELITSESRGHLFKSNDARPLRVRVIDVRSLAPPSVAAPIPTEDDVAPLKPKRPITSEEINELIRKDRKRGE